A single genomic interval of Rhinatrema bivittatum chromosome 12, aRhiBiv1.1, whole genome shotgun sequence harbors:
- the LOC115073934 gene encoding solute carrier family 26 member 9-like, which yields MNLPRPRYVIDRPAYSIGLFDEEYEKKSRSYPVGGKAREVFSCSASKLKALVLGLFPILTWLPKYKLKDYALPDVLGGISAGTIQVPQGMAFALLANLPPVNGLYSSFFPLVTYFFLGGIHQMVPGTFAVISIIVGNVCLELEPEVKFQTINDTTNATITNTEAMNLARLKVSATLACLTAIIQIALGFVQFGFVAIYLSESFIRGFMTAAGLQILISVLKYIFGLAIPPYSGPLAIIYTFIDICKNLPKTNIASLVYALVSCVLLIVVKELNARYMHKIRFPIPMEIIIVIIATAISGSLNMPESFHMDVVGQIPLGFPAPTLPEVNQWSHMVGTAFSLAIVGYVINLAMGRTLGAKHGYDVDANQEMLALGCSNFFGSFFCIHVICCALSVTLAVDGAGGKSQIASFFVMMVVMVTMLALGTYLNPLPKSVLGALIAVNLKNSLKQLSDPFYLWRKSKLDCCVWLVSFLSAFILGLPYGLAVGVGFSVLVVVFHTQFRNGSALAQVASTDIYKNPKVYSKTQDIEGIKIVTYCSPLYFANSEIFCQKVIQKTGLDPSKIYLAKRKYLKKQDKGEPVQKQRGSLFLKNKTVSLQELQQDFEGAAATDSNNNTTGPASVSYITVSPPTGSPRQDGTSSTVTTEPMDPILTAPPLIDVHSIILDMSGVCFVDLMGIKALSKLSSSYQKIGVNFFLANVQAQVYHDIEAGGVFADGGLDRSDLFLTVHDAVLFALGNAKRTMQWSGAEKGLADMESLEGDSGDYQNLEEAMFGSMFQTETLTAL from the exons ATGAACCTGCCCAGGCCGCGATATGTTATTGACCGTCCCGCCTACTCTATTGGGCTCTTTGATGAGGAATATGAGAAGAAGTCCCGGAGTTATCCTGTTGGCGGCAAAGCCAGAGAAGTATTCAG TTGCTCAGCGTCCAAGCTGAAAGCCCTGGTCTTGGGACTCTTCCCCATCCTCACCTGGCTGCCAAAGTATAAACTGAAGGACTACGCCCTGCCAGATGTGCTGGGCGGGATCAGCGCTGGCACTATTCAGGTGCCACAAG GGATGGCTTTTGCCCTGCTGGCCAACCTCCCCCCAGTTAATGGGCTCTACTCTTCCTTCTTCCCACTGGTGACCTATTTCTTCCTTGGTGGAATTCACCAGATGGTACCAG GTACCTTCGCCGTCATCAGTATTATTGTTGGCAATGTGTGCCTGGAGCTGGAACCAGAAGTAAAATTTCAGACAATAAATGATACGACCAATGCCACAATCACCAACACTGAAGCCATGAACTTAGCCAGGCTGAAAGTCTCGGCAACGCTGGCCTGCCTCACCGCCATCATACAG ATAGCACTGGGATTTGTGCAGTTTGGCTTTGTAGCCATTTACCTATCGGAGTCCTTTATCCGTGGCTTTATGACAGCGGCAGGGCTGCAGATCCTCATATCGGTACTGAAGTACATCTTTGGCCTGGCCATCCCACCCTACAGCGGGCCACTGGCCATCATCTAT ACATTTATAGACATCTGTAAAAATCTTCCCAAGACCAACATTGCCTCTCTGGTGTATGCCCTGGTCAGCTGTGTGCTGCTGATTGTGGTGAAGGAGCTCAACGCAAGATACATGCACAAGATCCGCTTCCCGATCCCCATGGAGATCATCATA GTCATTATTGCCACAGCTATTTCTGGTAGTCTGAACATGCCGGAAAGCTTCCATATGGATGTTGTGGGACAGATTCCACTGGG CTTTCCTGCTCCCACTCTTCCAGAGGTGAACCAGTGGTCGCACATGGTGGGCACTGCTTTTTCCCTGGCCATTGTTGGCTATGTGATCAACCTCGCCATGGGCAGAACTCTTGGGGCCAAACACGGTTACGATGTGGATGCCAACCAG GAAATGTTGGCCTTGGGTTGCAGTAATTTCTTTGGTTCCTTCTTCTGCATCCACGTCATCTGCTGTGCTCTGTCTGTCACTCTGGCCGTGGACGGAGCCGGGGGGAAATCTCAG ATTGCCAGTTTCTTTGTGATGATGGTGGTGATGGTCACTATGCTGGCGCTGGGAACGTACCTCAATCCTCTCCCAAAG TCAGTCCTGGGGGCACTGATTGCTGTGAACCTGAAGAATTCACTGAAGCAGCTCTCGGACCCCTTCTATTTGTGGAGGAAAAGCAAGCTGGACTGT TGTGTCTGGCTGGTAAGCTTCTTGTCTGCCTTTATTCTGGGACTGCCCTACGGACTGGCCGTTGGCGTGGGATTCTCCGTCCTGGTCGTGGTCTTCCATACCCAGTT TCGGAATGGCTCTGCCCTGGCACAGGTCGCTTCCACGGACATTTACAAGAATCCTAAAGTCTACAGCAAG ACCCAAGACATCGAGGGTATAAAGATTGTCACTTACTGCTCTCCTCTCTACTTCGCCAACTCGGAGATATTCTGCCAGAAGGTCATTCAGAAG acAGGACTGGATCCCAGCAAAATCTACTTAGCAAAAAGAAAGTACCTGAAGAAACAGGATAAAGGCGAGCCTGTCCAGAAGCAGCGGGGATCCCTCTTCCTGAAAAACAAG ACTGTGTCCTTACAAGAACTGCAGCAGGATTTTGAAGGCGCAGCAGCGACAGACTCAAACAATAATACCACTGGCCCTGCTAGCGTGTCCTACATCACGGTGAGCCCACCCACTGGAAGTCCCAGGCAGGACGGCACATCCAGCACAGTCACTACTGAGCCAATGGACCCCATCCTTACTGCTCCACCTCTCATTGATGTTCACAGTATTATCTTAGACATGAGTGGAGTGTGCTTTGTGGATCTGATGGGTATCAAAGCCCTGAGCAAG CTGAGCTCCAGTTACCAGAAGATTGGGGTGAATTTCTTCCTTGCCAATGTACAAG ctcaggTCTACCACGATATTGAGGCTGGAGGGGTCTTTGCGGATGGAGGGCTAGATAGAAGTGACCTCTTCCTCACTGTCCATGATGCTGTGTTATTTGCATTGGGAAATGCCAAAAGGACAATGCAGTGGTCTGGAGCGGAGAAG GGCCTGGCAGATATGGAGTCCCTGGAGGGAGACAGCGGAGACTATCAGAACCtggaagag GCAATGTTCGGAAGCATGTTCCAGACGGAAACACTGACGGCTCTATGA